From one Anopheles bellator chromosome 1, idAnoBellAS_SP24_06.2, whole genome shotgun sequence genomic stretch:
- the LOC131208315 gene encoding E3 ubiquitin-protein ligase ZNF598, protein MASNRQRSVQQEKLTSDPEAAAETLCVVCFKPIVYFAIGECDHLCCYECSTRIRVLCRQNDCPICRRDLSKVIFCKVLMPYQQLETKNRSGLYDKKYRICFTEVEVQQAFFDLLDNKCPRCDEKNFPKFELLREHVRKKHEMFYCDICTEHLKVFSSERRCYNRQELALHRRKGDPDKVGHRGHPLCEYCDTRFLDKDELFRHLRKDHFFCHYCDADGRNYFYGDYTSLREHFRSDHFLCEEGDCEQEQFTSVFRSEIDLRAHRATAHGKTMNRQTNKQTRTLELEFSYAPRHAMAPGSSGAGPGGGAVGGVSNNGGPSGRSRGGGNGSGRGGRGDGRDVMNHETQREFEMLVESTQQQQTVQQHPKRVIDATSEQDFPSLGGTAPNPVFRPNNVSIRQRVYGAAGLARTKENFPALGSEGGESTGPTSLNEGFSSKITASSLLKPSQPSSSAGRAAAVVAGGTSMMIHVSNRPPNSGTPSVVGKRNQADFPALPGSSKGLSGASVGRKGTDMFADMPDDRGGGSGMVNLNAMSAKHRAMADDYVSVSSVVSKVNTIEVKDTKKSSSSTQMVIPSVNSTKAFPTLGEASVPTAAKPASWVSGATKASTNASAASGNSTLSSKKKPAPAPNLKDDGGFVNLNVLTGKKSGEKSSKSKDAHAKADARNNNATESMSKSNSAVLKDRSKEQQKPTPKVNGSNGAPTASNNNPASTNNSTTLNAKRDRLNNRGDPGEAYPSIGSDSIRLALGGNNADLALAAAPKRTPPGFENVNVKRVPAPPPGFGHAVTLNSVARNTNHMTFINSNGESYNILPSHSYVAPSNATKRNHSLVTQFQRTLKSPEALAEFRTISQMFRDGQYNAPAYYEHCKAALGDRFTDTFPELIALLPNIAKQQELYLVYCQDEKSRARPAAKGKATSAVSKLEVCQVCKQVLLSDELTEHKQTHYLENNFPKLATNATNDEGKVGSSAWKK, encoded by the exons ATGGCCAGCAATCGGCAGCGCTCTGTGCAGCAGGAAAAGCTCACCAGCGATCCCGAAGCGGCGGCCGAGACTCTGTGTGTTGTCTGCTTCAAGCCAATCGTCTACTTTGCGATCGGCGAATGTGACCATCTCTGTTGCTACGAGTGTTCGACGCGGATACGCGTGCTGTGTCGCCAAAATGATTGTCCCATCTGCCGCCGTGATCTGTCAAAG GTTATATTTTGCAAAGTGCTCATGCCGTACCAGCAGCTGGAGACGAAAAACCGTTCCGGGTTGTACGACAAAAAGTATCGCATCTGCTTTACCGAGGTTGAGGTGCAGCAAGCGTTCTTCGATCTGCTGGACAACAAATGCCCGCG GTGTGACGAAAAGAATTTTCCCAAATTCGAGCTGCTGCGGGAACATGTCCGGAAGAAGCACGAAATGTTTTACTGCGACATATGCACCGAGCATCTGAAGGTGTTCTCTTCGGAACGGCGGTGCTACAATCGCCAGGAACTGGCACTCCACCGACGCAAAGGTGACCCGGACAAGGTCGGTCATCGGGGTCACCCGCTGTGCGAGTACTGCGATACTCGTTTTCTGGACAAGGATGAACTGTTCCGTCATCTGCGTAAGGACCACTTCTTCTGTCACTACTGTGATGCCGATGGACGAAACTATTTCTATGG TGACTACACCTCGCTGCGGGAACACTTTCGGTCCGATCACTTCCTCTGTGAGGAAGGTGACTGTGAGCAGGAACAGTTTACGTCGGTGTTTCGATCGGAAATCGATTTACGGGCCCATCGAGCGACGGCACACGGTAAAACGATGAACCGGCAAACGAACAAGCAAACCCGTACCCTGGAGCTAGAGTTTTCGTATGCACCGCGGCACGCCATGGCACCCGGGAGCTCTGGAGCCGGTCCCGGTGGAGGGGCCGTTGGTGGTGTGTCTAATAATGGCGGTCCGTCAGGTCGGtcacgcggcggcggcaatggcagtggccgtggcggccgtGGTGATGGCCGCGATGTCATGAATCACGAAACTCAAAGAGAATTTGAAATGTTGGTGGAATCgacccagcaacagcaaacggtACAGCAGCATCCGAAGCGAGTGATTGATGCAACTAGTGAGCAGGACTTTCCATCGTTGGGTGGCACTGCACCGAATCCGGTATTTCGGCCTAACAATGTGTCTATTAGGCAGCGAGTTTACGGGGCAGCCGGTCTAGCTCGAACGAAAGAGAATTTCCCCGCTCTCGGATCGGAAGGCGGAGAGAGCACCGGGCCGACGAGTCTGAACGAAGGGTTTAGCAGTAAAATCACCGCCAGCTCACTGCTGAAACCGAGCCAACCGTCTAGCAGTGCCGGCCGAGCGGCAGCAGTAGTTGCCGGGGGCACTAGCATGATGATACACGTGTCCAACAGGCCACCGAACAGTGGAACACCGTCCGTCGTGGGGAAACGCAACCAGGCGGACTTTCCCGCTTTGCCCGGTTCCTCGAAAGGCCTGTCGGGAGCGTCGGTGGGTCGTAAAGGTACAGACATGTTTGCCGACATGCCGGATGATCGCGGAGGCGGCAGTGGGATGGTGAATTTGAATGCAATGTCCGCGAAACACCGCGCAATGGCCGACGATTACGTTTCTGTGTCCAGTGTTGTATCAAAGGTGAATACAATAGAGGTGAAAGACACGAAGAAGAGTTCGTCGTCTACTCAGATGGTCATACCGAGCGTAAACTCGACCAAAGCTTTCCCGACGTTGGGCGAAGCGAGTGTTCCTACCGCGGCCAAGCCTGCATCGTGGGTCTCTGGAGCAACGAAAGCTTCAACAAATGCCAGTGCCGCCAGTGGCAACAGTACGTTGTCCAGCAAGAAAAAGCCTGCTCCGGCACCCAACCTGAAAGACGATGGAGGTTTCGTGAATCTGAACGTATTGACCGGCAAGAAATCGGGCGAAAAATCCTCCAAATCGAAAGACGCCCATGCGAAGGCCGACGCTCGGAACAATAATGCCACCGAGTCGATGTCGAAGAGCAATTCGGCTGTCCTCAAGGATCGCAGTAAAGAACAGCAAAAGCCAACTCCGAAAGTAAACGGCTCCAATGGTGCGCCAACGGCGTCTAATAATAACCCGGCGAGTACTAACAACAGCACCACGCTCAACGCAAAGCGAGACCGTTTGAACAACCGCGGTGACCCCGGAGAGGCGTATCCTTCGATCGGGAGCGATTCTATTCGCTTGGCGCTTGGCGGCAACAATGCGGACTTGGCGCTAGCTGCAGCACCCAAACGCACCCCGCCCGGGTTTGAGAATGTTAATGTCAAGCGTgtaccagcaccaccgcccgggTTCGGACACGCCGTAACGCTAAATTCTGTCGCGCGGAATACCAACCACATGACGTTCATCAACTCTAACGGAGAATCGTACAACATACTACCGTCGCATAGTTACGTGGCTCCATCGAATGCTACCAAGCGGAATCAT AGTTTGGTCACACAGTTTCAAAGGACATTGAAGAGCCCCGAAGCGTTGGCCGAATTCCGAACTATTTCGCAAATGTTCCGCGACGGCCAGTACAATGCTCCGGCCTACTACGAGCATTGTAAAGCAGCGCTGGGTGATCGTTTCACCGATACCTTTCCGGAACTGATTGCCTTACTGCCAAATATCGCAAAGCAACAG GAATTGTACTTGGTGTACTGCCAGGACGAAAAAAGTCGTGCTAGACCGGCGGCCAAGGGAAAGGCAACGAGTGCCGTTTCGAAGCTGGAAGTCTGCCAAGTGTGCAAGCAGGTGTTGCTAAGTGACGAGCTAaccgaacacaaacaaactcaCTATTTGGAGAACAACTTTCCGAAATTAGCTACAAACGCTACGAACGACGAAGGAAAAGTTGGTTCTTCCGCGTGGAAGAAATAA